A stretch of DNA from Bombus huntii isolate Logan2020A chromosome 15, iyBomHunt1.1, whole genome shotgun sequence:
AGTTTCTATTTGTAAGAGCACCCTGTTTAGAAAGTAGCAATGTTTTGGCGTAAGATATTAGAAAAATGGTCATTGTGTAACTTATGAGTTGGGATTTTTCCTCTAATTTTTTTATCCAAAAGTCCTTAAACATTGATTATATTAATTGTGCTCCATCAAAAGAAAAACAATGTTCAACCATTactaaattatatgtatatcaaaTTTCAGACTCCCCAGATGTAAGAATAGAAACGAAGCCCCGACTCCTGGTGGCGGCACTGGAGGATTCGGCCAGCTTTATGAGCCTGAAATGTTTCGCGGATGGCAATCCCAGCGGAACGATCAAGTGGTTCAAGGATTCAACTCCCATCGCGGTAACAAGCAACGTGGTGGCGTTGATGCTAAACAGAACGCAGCAGAACGGCACGATGACCGGCTCCGAGTTGAGATTCGAGCCGGTCAAGAGAAACGATGCCGGTCTCTATTCTTGCAAGGCGGTCAACGTTATCGGTGAAAGCACCGCGGCTAACTATAGACTGGACGTACAATGTTAGTCCGACTTTTACCATGATacctatttctttttccttctttttcttttacgaaCAACCACCATCGTGATCAACAACGAGAACACGTCAATTTGGCCACTTTCCTCGTCTAACTATGCTGCACTTTTGTTCTAAGCGCTTTTCAGACAGAGGAACAGTTGGATAAAATAACGGCAATTGTGTGCTCATTGACATGAACGTCCATTTGTCATTTATTAGCGGTAGCGTTACAGTTTGCTTTAAATAATAGTTATTGGATTTTTCCCTGTGATGAAACGTGGCTTCTTTTTTAGACCACTGTAGTCTCCTTTCATtcagaataattatttctttaatccTTCCGACACTAGTGCGACGATATTATCTGTTGCTGGATATTTTTCTGATACCACTGAGATCTATGACATACAATATCATGACAAATGGAAGtacattttctatttaaaaaaaaaaattatgagTAATATTTGAGTTTTGCAAATTTGAGGAATCTTATTATATTACTGTAATTATTCTTGATTGATAGTGATCACCATCAATCATCTTCACATCTTATTTAAGTCTTCTATTTTCAGATAGTCCCAGATTAAAATCAGAAGATCCTACTTACAACGACACCGCGCAAAAATTCGAAGAAACAACTCTGCTTGGTACAAGCTTGGAACCCTTCGAGTGTATAGATTTTGAAGCAAATCCTCCACCTCAATATCGATGGGTGCATCTTCGTGGTGGCATGACGGAGACCATTGAGAATCCGCTGCAGACCAAAGACGGTGGTAAACGTTTACATTTGAAGAACGTGATGTGGTCCGACGAAGGGGAATATCGATGCGTGGCATTCAATGTGATCAACGGAGTGAGGAGAGAAATGCCCAGCGAGGCTCGTTACGTGCTCCACGTAACCGGACCGCCTGAGATACAGGCGAGGCCGTCTTCCGGTGGAAAGGGCATTTACGAGTCGCTAGGATGGGCCGGAGAACCGGAACACACTTTAAAGTCTCGCTTTTGTTCGAGACCTCCGCCTAGACTCGTTGCTTGGCAATGGGGAAGCTCGCATATCAGAGCTGGCGAGTATCAAAATATGTTTGTTAATGGTGGAgctttctaaaaaaaaaaggtttaTAGCTGCAGCATATGTTTTTTAGCCAAATAgacaatttcttctttttctaggCGAGAGTATTCATCCAAAATACGAAGCACTATCATTAGAGCATATCAAGGAAAACGATATGCCAACTAATTGCTACTGGGCCAAGCTAATGATCAAGGATCTCCAAATAGAGGACGCTAGAATATACACCCTCTTAGTAGAAAGCGAAAAGGGTAGAGATTCCACTAATATCAAACTAACTATTCGTGACCCAACGGAGATGAGAGTAATTGCAGCAGCAGCTGCAGTAGGGCTattgttttttcttcttctagtATTCATTGCTGTATATTCAGTGTTAAGGTTGAAGAATAGAAGATATCGTCGAGAAGAAGATGGTAGCATTGCTGCAGATGCATTATATAGCAATACACCTACAGCAGATAGACAGAAGAATGTGAACTCATCTCAAAATAAAGCGTATGTGAGAAAGACGAACACGGAGGGTGGATTGGCTGTTACGTATGATTATGACCAGATCACGAAGCAGGTGCGCGCCATGAGCCCAGAAGCACTGAAAGTCAGGCGAGCACCAGCTGTTCTTCAACCACCAACCATTGTATAACTGTTGATATGCTCATTGCCATGACAATCGTCGATGACTGACGGTGAACTGTTCTATTGTGACTTATCTGTTACTGACCATATTGTGTAGATCCGTCTTCACTAAAAACAGGTCATATTTTGTATTACTTGtgattgaaaattgaaatagtaGAATTCATAGACCCTCTATGGTAATGCTACAGAATCtccatttattttttccttaAAGATGAAGTTTATGTAAAATTTGGCAATATTATTGGTATATTGCcacaaataaaattcaatagaTGTGATAATTTCATTACAAATGATATTGACTGTGAGTACTTGACTGATTGATTTGGaggaattttctattttattaattggaaattgaattatttgttGTTGCTACTATTGTTACATTTTAAACTGATTTTAAGCtttattaatgtaattttGTAGTAAGTAGATACTagatttgtaatattgttcaAGCAACATAAAtgcatttttatatcaatGTACTGGAATTGTATTTTTAGTATTTGCGTGACTGATCTCGTTGTTGAACATCGTTTCCCTTGTTACATACTCAGAGTCTTACATCGATACTTATTTTTGCGCCGATATATTTGTGTAAAAAAAGAATgccaaataataaatatatgtacatattagaTAATTACGTAAAGAAAATGCTACTTAGTGCTATAGGAAATACTTAGCTAATTTTAATAGTACTGTATATGATGAATCTTGCACTATAAAGTAACATTGTGTTCAGTGCAATAATGCAGCATTGCATCACATTAATTTAGTATAATGTATTGTTAATTCCAAAGCgtaatattaaaagatattacagtaaattttatagaaatagaTTTTGggattttaaatatatcatctattaatttaaatttctcctttatttatttaatatcttttaaactttCGATCATTGACATCTTGACGCAAAATAAGATGTCCTACGTAACTATGAAATAGCATTGATGAACCTACATAATACATAATCAATCTTTATGTAGtattaaatacattttacacattgtaatatttcatcataaaaaagaaaagatatttataatcGGTAATCTTCGAGAACGCATAATTTTTCCgcttttctaaaaaaaaatatgatatgtatacatatctctggtattttaattacattataaattCATTGGTCCCGAACAGGCGTTTCgaaatatataagtatttgCAATGCATATATTACTGACATCTATAAAACTTAAACCTTACATTATTCGCGCAACTGCATATTCCTCTTCCATACACTTCAACTTTCCTCTTAAAGTCAGGTACACTTTAAATAAATTCAGTAACATTCATTGCGTGTAAGGTGTAATTCTaacatatttcttttctttgtagcTTTACGGTGCATCTAAAGAAATCAACGAAACAATTGAACGATCGTAATAActataataaatttccataaagtCCACATGGTGCATAGtagatttttcaaaaatgaAGGATCAATCTTTGTATAACAAtgattctttaaaaattatttgtctaACAGTCgcttttccttctctttttaatatcttttttaatccCTGACATATCAGACATATTTGCACATTTCAACgcaagtaaaaaagaaaaataatagaaaaatgcaagttctccatatatatatatatatttcatacattCTATATTGACTTTAACATTTGAGTTGAACATGCCACAGAACTTCTTAGAAGTTATCGTTGTAATGTATACTTCTTTAATATCAGGGACTCATTCAGATATATTGCTCTCAAAATTAGGTCAAATTGTATACTATTAGAGTCAAATATTCTCTTCATTCGTGTTATGGTTTCTATATAGCTTTCTTTTTATACATGATCAACTcaatgtattattaaataacgTGAACGATAAAGtttaatttgtatagtacacaaaaatatatataatttacaggAATCCTCTCATGTATCATGCTACAAAAATAGCACGTACACGTGTCTTTTCTGACTCGAAGGAGCTTAATCTCGGTTTTGTTCCATGAAAACTTGTACGCTCGTTACGGAGATGTTCTGTATGCGTAAATATTGTCATCAATAGGATTACGATTGAGGTTTCTTGCGTCTGCCAAATAGATTACTTAAAACAGAGCTTCGTTTGTAATCGCGGTCCTTGCGATTATTACCCACGCTATGTTCACTTTCTGATCCACTTTCGCTAGTTCTTCTACTTTCCACGTTCGTGAGGGGTTGAGAATTTTGTGGAACTGCTGGAGGAGGTACATATGATGGCGGTAGAGAAACTGGTCTACCTGTGAAGGTTGAGTTATTCTGTTGCACACCCTATAAcagataaaaatatgttttaagaTCTAAATTCTGAATTtggtattttaaatttttctttattcctAACTTtatctccttttcttcttttattcttatagtTCTATCAACTGAATAAAGAAGGTAAATGAACAGTAATGGACCAATAGCTGCTTTGTAAGgatctaattaattttaattggtAAACACGTTTGAGTTTTGTATAAGATACTTTATGAATGTTCTTATCAAGAAACCAATAATTTAGttataaaagaatttataataCTGGTTTCATGTTGGTTTCATGTTGGCTTTTCaatctatttaaatatataattacctCTCTGGATCTTGTGATTCCATAAGAAACATTTCCATAAGctgtaatagaaaataatatttattattttttccgTTAAGATGACTCTGTTAATCTTATGCAATTATTAACGCAGAAAACTTTTATCTTAAATAGATATTATTAGGAAGACAATTTAGGATAGATAAAAACACACAAAATTGGAAGGTTGAACAAAACATGCAAGAATGATTCACTGACAAACAATTAACAACGACTAACCAGGATCATGAGGAACACTCCACTGAGCTATTCTGGTTGGTGGAGGGGCACTTGATGGCAAGGGAGGTGCTAATTCTACAAAATAACGACATACAATGAAAACAAGGGATCTCCTACGTATACGTAAATGTAATTATGAGGGTTTCCTAAGTACCTTGTGAAGTATTAAGATCCGCACTACTTTGTCTATGCCAGGTTGTAGTCGATGAATACTGACTGGAACCGTTATGATTCAAGGTTGCGCTACGTTGTTGATAAAAACTGGATCTTCCTTGTTCTATGTCTGCAAAATCACAAGAATATCATATTCCAATTactatttcatatttttctaatcAACTCATTCAAAGAAAgtgtattaaattaatataccaTCGCGTCTGTATTGAGGAATAGCTTCTGAACTAGGCGATCGCATTGGAATAGGAGGTGGTGCTCCTCTTGGAGGAATAGGTGGTTTATCTCCAGAATTTGATTGATACTGGTCCCTCTGACTTGCTAGTTGCTCTTGTTGTATCATTTGTTGCTGCTGTGCAAGCAATTGTAGCTGTCTGTGCATTTGCAAGAACTGTGTTTGGGTCTGAggtgattcgtttctttgcGAAGCTATGAACTCAGCACTACTCTGTGATTCACGTTTCTGTTGATTTTGCCTATGCATCTGGAGAAATTCAATCTGCACGTTGCTTGCAGAGTGTTGATTCGGTACATCGCGTCTAATTACAGAATTCTTTCGTTCCAGTTCAGGAGTCGAAGCGTGACTGCTACTAGTTGAGACATTATCGTCAGTATGTTCTATAGACACATTCTGCAACCTCTCTAAACTTTCCTTTTGTGATTCGTCGTAACTTAACAATTGCATACTGGGAGGTAACTTGGCGTGGAATGATATCTTGTTCACCCAGTCCTCCATTTCTTGTTGACTTGGTGCCAAGAACAAAAATTCTGATCCATCTGTACATTTTAACCTGAATACGTTTTTCTTCTTGGTATAGTCATCCGCTTTCTCGCATATGGCATTGAAGATGGTGATAGGAGCAGTGGCTGCCTTGCTCAGTGAGAAATCTTCCATATCTTTGAAGAAACACAGAAGTTGTCCACATAATACAGTATAGTATTGTTTCCAGGAACGCACTGCTGCCTTCTTGCCAGCACTTTGAAGCTCATGTTTCCTCTCTAACAAACCTTGAATCTCTACTGGTGGAAGGGCGTCCATATTCTCCATCCTTTGAAGTTTCCTGAAGCTCTGAGTCCTTCTTCTGGTCGTGAAACTGGGCGTTCTCTTCGGTTTTTTTGTATCTACCTTCATGCTCTCTGCTCTTTTAATGTCAGGAGTCGTTCTTCTCAATTTTTCACCAAATACATGTGATAGCCCATGTGATTTTTGAGGCGTTGTGTCTAGGCCTTCAGTTGCAGTAGAAGTTTTCAATGGCGATAACTTGTTAATAGACTCGTGTTCATCGGTCGTTCCATTGATTTCATCGTGCACAGTACGGTGTGGACTATCTAGTAGTCTTCTTCGTTCTTCCTCACGTTTCCTTTCTTCCGTTATTCTTTGTACCTCCTTCCGTTTTCGTTCTTCTAGACGAGCACGctctattctttctttctctgccTGTCTGGCTGCCATCTCTGCTTCTTGTTGCTTCTGGAACGCCTCTTCCAACATAGTTATGCGTCTAAGTGCATTAAACCTCTCTTCTTGAGCTTCGATAGTTTTCTCAAAGTCTTCATGCTTTCTTATGAATTCCTCCACTTGTGAAATACTTTCTCCCAGTTTCCCATCATTCAACATTGGTTCCCTACTCACTATCCAGTTCTCCAGTGTCTCTGCATCTCGTTTGAACATCTGGGTATCTAGATTTTGTTCATAGATGTGTCTTCTTTGCTCCCAAGTGTCTTTCAAGAGCTGTTGTCTGTGTTGTAGGACAGATATCTTGTCTTCTATTTCCTTTGCCAAGAAATGACCTTCTTCTATCAATTCCTGACCcgttttgtaaaatttctcAAAGGCTTCATTGCGTGTTTCAATTTCTGCTTTGTACTCGTTGTGCCTCAATATCAGTGCTTCTGCACCTGGCACGTCACGAGCCAATTCAGGGGCGGTTACTTTGGCTACCATTTCATTTATCCAGGATATCAGGTCTCTGTATTCACCCAAGTATGTCTGCAGTTGTTCCGCTTGGGATAACTTGCTCCTCCTTTGAGCTGCTTTTTCTAGTAATTCATTCCAGGTTGCTTCAGCTTCTTGGTGCTTCACTTCTATGTGCGAACGAGCATCTGggaataattcaattaatcTCGAAGCCTCGTCCATTAGCAGTTCGACCTAAAAACAACATTGTTTCAATTAATAtatgataaattataatttatctcATAAagaacatatatttataatatacctGTTCTTTAACAGCACCCAAATCCGTTTCGAATCCTTGATGTTTCCTTACCAAAGCTTGAATTGTTTCTAAATCATGACCATAACCATCGGAACTGAGAGTAGTCTCTTTTTCTTGAATCCACGAAATAGTTTCATCCGCAGTTCTGTCGAACATGTGCACCTGTTTTGCTCCAGCTAGTGCATCTTGTCGTGCATGCGCTAATTCCTTCAGATCTTCCCATTGTTGTTTAGTCTCGTCTATTTTCATCAATATTTTAGATTTCTCTGGATTATTTTCCTGTATTAATTTTTGTCCTTCATCCAGTACTGCTGATACTCGACCTTCGCTCGTTGTTAAACCGGCTAAAAAGTTATCAAATATCTGAATAAGAAGCTCAACGTGTTCTACGTCACAACCGTAATCTTCTGAGGCTGCAACCtatagaataaattaattttatttactttaataTCAATAGAATTAATCCTAGCTTAAGTTAGACTATCCTAGATGCATAATATGTGCAGGTTTTTCGATAAGAAACTTACAGTTGTCTGATCTCCAATCCATTCAATTACTTCATCTGCTTGCCTGATGAACTTAAAGAACTTCTCGCTCTCACGCAATCTCTGAGATCGATACTCTTTCAATTTCTGCAATTCTTTGAACTTCTGTTCGATCTCTGATTGTTTTTGTGTAATGTTCTTGCTATCAAAATGATGTCTATCTATCAATCCGTGTGAAAGTTTCTTTAAGTTCCCAATAGTGTTTTCAAAGCCAATTAAGTCTCGTTCTATCTCTTCCAGTTTCTTCAACAGAGACTGAACAGAATCTTCGTCTTTTCCATAGTCTGTGGCAGTTAGTTGTGGATGTTTCTCTTTTATCCATTGCTCTGCTTCTGCTGCTTCAGCATAGAACTAAAAGGACAAAAACACTATAAACTTCTGTatagtaaatttaattaattcaagttattcaaataattcttACCATCTGTGACTCAACAGCATCAAGTAGACGCAGTTTTCTAACGCTAGCTAAATCTTTGAGATGCGATAATTTATCTTGCAATTCTTGTGacaatttttcaatcttttctGAAGCAAAATGGCCACTTCTCACCATAATCGTAGCTCTGCTTACCAAAGATGCAACTACAGGTTCTCTGGAAattaattccgcctctagagCATGATGTTTCTTCTGTAACCGCTGCACGGTGGTTAGAGAACTTCCTAGATCACTGCTTGCAGCCAGAGGTTCTTTTTCAGACAACCAATGCATCTCATCTTCAACATCCCTTGAAAATTGATGTAGTAATTTAGCATCTTCCAAATTGTCCCTTCTTATCTGTATTGGTTCTTGCAAACTATGGtatctatttattataacCATCGCCCTTTCTTGTATCTCGTCACACATGAAATGATTTGACTTCTGAAAACTCGTTGCTGTCTCTTTAATTGATTCACAAGCTTCATTGTGACCCAGAACATCATTTTCCAAATTCGTATGTCTCTTTAATAAGTTGGCTACACTGGATAAGTCTTTCCCATGGTCTTCTGACTGCAATTGAGTTTCCACTTCATCCATCCATGCTTCAAATTCGTCCAAACTTCGCCTGAAGAGCAAAGCTTGGTAAGCATCGTTTAATCTGTTCTTCTTTAGTTCACTGGTTTCTTGGAGTAAACGCCATTCTGCTTCTAACTCGTCTAAACGTTCTTGAATGCTCTTCGATGCGTAATGCTTCTCCTCAATTAGTGATTCACCTGATAgaaaaattagtaaaaattattaaacaagATAGTTGTAGCTgcaattttaaaaatacagtGTGacctaaaaaataaattcaatttaccTTCATTGACCACTGCAGCTACTCTTCCTTTATTTGCCATGAGTTCACTTTCAAAAGCAGCATGCTTTTGTATCTTGCTTTGCAAATTGGATGAGTCTCTGTAGTTTTCATCACTAGCCACCTGTTGTTTCTGATGAAGCCAACCCTCAActtcataaatatttctaagGAACTGATGCAAGTGATGGCTCTCCAATAATTTCTTCCTTCTTGCCCTTGCACTATTTTGCAATTTATCTCTTCTAGCACAGACAGATGCTAATCGATGCTTAATAACGTTAGCATCTGCATGTTCCTCGGACAAAATCTCATTCGCAAATTTCTCCAATTCGTCAATACGACCCAATTGAGAGACAAGCATTTTCTCGAACTCCTCATGTTTACGTAACAGTGTTTCTACACCAGATAAAGATTCACCAAGATCGTCATTGTTCAGGAACGCTTCTTTCGTCGCTAGCCAACTGTCTGCTTGATCAGCCTGTTCCTTGAACAATTGCAATTGATGTGCCTGTGTTAATTTTTGCCTCCTAGTTTCCCACGCATTGACCAATCCTTGTCGGAGCTCTTCCAAATGTTCCAAGTTATCTTTGATATCTTCATTAATAGCTAGAAGCTTTTGTCCATGTTCTTTCAAAGCTTTAAACGTATCTTGTCTGCCATCAATCTCTGCTTTCCTCTCTTGATGAAGTTCTAATAAAGCTTCAGCTTCAGATATTGTTGTTGGTGGCTCAGACTCATCCATACGTTTAATTGTATCAGCTACCCAAAGTTCTAACTCGAGTAAATCGGCCTGGAATTTGTGCAGAGTATAAGCTTGATTTAAGGCTTCACGACGATGTTGAGTAAATCGTTGCAAATCATCCCAATTGGACTGTAATTCTGATAGTATTCCCATTATCTGTGGAGCCTTGTCTGGGTACTTTGATGACAAATCTCTGGCCTCTGCTTTGtgttcttttaattttccttCTATGGCAGTCATATCTCGCTCCATTGCTTCTTGCTTTCTCTGCAGTTGTTCAACAGCAGGTAAATCCTTACCGACATCAGTGGTGTTCATAGCGACTGCTTTTTCAATGACTCTTTGACTAGTATCATCTATGTCTCTGTTAAACAAATGAATCTCCAAAGCTCCAGCTAGCATTTCCCTGTAAGCACTCAGTGCTCCTTGTAAGCCTTTCCATTTGCTGTTGAAGTTATCACGACGTTGTTGAATAGCTTTCGATTCATTGTCCCTGCCCTGTTTGATCAACTTATCAGCCAGAGCATTGATAGCCTTTATTCTAGAGTCGTCTACTCTCATGTCACTGTCTACATCATCAAGTTTCCTCTGCAGACTTAAACAATGTTCGTAATCCTTTCCGGTGTCTCCAGCCTGGACCATCATCTCTTTGTCTCTTATCCAAGCCTCAATTTTTTCCACTTGGTTGTTGAATTCCAGAATATCCTGAGCTTCTTCCAAACCTCTACCACGGTTTCCAGACTCGAATAACAGTTTTCTCCAAGAAGCATTAAGATGTTCCAGTTGTTGTCGAATTTCAGCACTTGCTGGATGCTTCTGTTGAAGCAGTCTCTCTCCTTTAGCCTTGATCTCTTCGATTCTGCTCTGATTCGCCGCCAATTCAGCTTGGAACGCTTGgtgtttcttcaatttcttaattttgtcCTCCAAACTGGACACTTCGCCTTTCGATGCCTCGGCTTCCAGTTTCTTCTGCTTTTCGCCGATCCAGGATTCAGCTTCTGCAACGTCTCTAACAAACTGAGCGTGTAACAAACCAGCTTCTAACTTCCTCCGTCGCGTCTCACAAAGATTTCGAATTTTTGCACGTCTCTGTACAACTTCACTTAATCGTTTGGCAATTGTAGGTGAGTCAAAGTGATTCTGAGCTAGAAGTTTGTCTCCGTGCTCTTGCAGAGCAGTTAGTTTTTCTTCTTGTGTAACTAATAGCTTTTCAAATTCGTTCTGTTTCTTTACTTGAGCATCTACTTCTTCAACGGAATCACCAAAATTATCACCACTTAATGCAGCTTCTTGGGTAGTTGACAAGTTGTCTAGTTGTTTAGCGTCTCGTAAGAAGAAGTGTAAGTCTATCAATTGGTCCAAATGTACCTTTTTCTGTTGCCAGGCAGTATGTAACTTTTGCCTCTCATCTAACAACTGATTGCATTTTTCCTCGACCTCTAAGGCAGCATAATGACCAGTTTGAACCATAGCCTCACCCAAATCAAGAACTGAGCTAAAGCTATCTTCTCTTGCTTCGATTTCTCCTTTCAAAGCTTCATGTTCTGCCTTTAAGATCTGTGCACTCGCCGCATCCCTAACTTTATCTTCAGTTGACATTGCAGCACGAAGTCCAGCTGCCCAGTTCATCAAATCTCTAACTTGAGTCAAAAATCGTTGCAGGTCACAACTTGCTTGCAACTGATCTCTTCTGTGAGCGGATCTATCTTTCAACTCTTCCCACTGAGCAAGAACAATCTGTTGCTGTTGATCAATATGTACTGCATTATTTCCTGGATAATGTGCTTGCAATCTGGATGCATCTTCAACCAGAACTTGGAGTTGTGCTTCCAAGGCGACTAGATCGTTTTCGAAACCTTCATGGCGTCTAATTAACGCAAGCACAGAATTTAAATCGCGTCCTAGGTCTTCTGGTAAAGCTGCTTCTTTCTCCTGTATACGAGATAATGCTTCAGCTACATCCCGATGGAATCTGTGAATTTCTCCAGCTGCTTGTAACCTCTGTTCACGGTTTCGAATGAGACCAAGAAGATGTTGCCAAGATTCCCTAATAAGTTACGGAGAATATTCTAATGTTATCATTCAGGTGATTTTTGCTGTTTAATCTTCTTTCATAAAGACTACAAAACATGCTATAATATTTACACTTTATGCTACAAAATCCACCAACTTACATCATAAGAGCATGCTGCCTCTGCACTTGCGTTACAGGGTCATCATCGTCTTGTCTgcattaaatatatgtacaaaaaCAGTTAGTAACCCAACACCGATATAATCATATcctttattctatattaccCTTTTGCAATCATATTAAAAACTATATTAACTATACATTACCAGAAATAGTGCATTATTAATTTCGAAAGAGTAAACATGCATTTggtgaaataaaagattccATGTAACTTACACCAAAATTCTAAGTCCATATTATATACATCATTGAAATTACGAGGTCAAATCTTACCCTAATTGTTCTTGTCGTTTCTCGATATCTTGAATATAAGGACTCTCATTAGCGATTAACTTTCTGGCTAATTCTTCACATTGGTTAAATCTTTCAGAACCAGCCTCTATCCTATGTTTAAAGTCGTTGAATTTGGCTTGCAGTATTAGTAAATGTTCATAGTCTTGACCATAGTCTTCAGAAGCTGCTGCCTGTTCCTGTTCCTTGATCCACTGTTCTAATTCTCTGCTTTCTAAGAAATATTCATGTCGATACATGCTCTCCATCAAGCGTTGTTGTCTTACTGTAGCCAATCTCTGTAATGCTCGCATTTGTTGGACGATTGCTTGTTGCTTATTTGCTATTGCTTTGCTGTCAGGATGTTTCGCATTGATCATAGTAGCTGCAGTGTGTCCCATCTCTGTTACAATGCCATTGTAAGTGTCTAACTCTAGTTCAACCGcctgaaaaattatataacattgtataaaatatagaattttcttatattaataaattatattttataaatattatttttttataaattaaagaCGTGGAGGTCAACCTTGTgttttgttaataattttgtagcAGCATCACGATCTCTGCCATAATCAGTTGAACTGAGAACATCGTTCTTTTCATTCAACCAACTTTCAACTTCCCCTGCTTCGAAGAAGAATTCCTGTGCTTTTAAAGATAAATCTAGAGCTTTGCTTCGTTCTCCGGCCTTCTCTTGCAGGTCTTTCCATGCTTCATCAAGCACATCGCATAATTCTCGTATCTATAAAGGAATTAAATATGTTAGTATAATTTTAACATGATTGTATAAGCAATAACATAAAAGTATAGATCAGGAAACATATTTTAcacataatttttttatcaacatataaaactaaataaaacaaaattttgttaatatttaaaaatataaaatagctTAAAGCacaatgtaataaaaaataatatattgtgtaacaaaatatatttcaacgTTAAAATAAATCACGTAAGACAAGCACATGCATGCAATAAAAACTTCCCTGTTTCttatttatgatatatatctaaaatttttaacttttttcaccgg
This window harbors:
- the LOC126874065 gene encoding hemicentin-2-like, which codes for MKFTYLQSTTVIIFLIVVRITGEQRFAETPALYQEVSSGDDVQLRCRVQDKRGQCIWQKDRKPVGMHPDKYEWASGRGSDCTLLIRRASLDFDDGYWECQVTSGDFTRQDALTSLPSRLLVRVKPRKPRLEYGGTILNSALTLREGQEVTISCVSRYGNPPALIKWYIGGDEVEPLREQTNATEVDSPKTWAAHSLLRVRGQRENHGLPIRCITMHPSSVVPTSAETRLDVHYSPDVRIETKPRLLVAALEDSASFMSLKCFADGNPSGTIKWFKDSTPIAVTSNVVALMLNRTQQNGTMTGSELRFEPVKRNDAGLYSCKAVNVIGESTAANYRLDVQYSPRLKSEDPTYNDTAQKFEETTLLGTSLEPFECIDFEANPPPQYRWVHLRGGMTETIENPLQTKDGGKRLHLKNVMWSDEGEYRCVAFNVINGVRREMPSEARYVLHVTGPPEIQARPSSGGKGIYESLGWAGEPEHTLKSRFCSRPPPRLVAWQWGSSHIRAGESIHPKYEALSLEHIKENDMPTNCYWAKLMIKDLQIEDARIYTLLVESEKGRDSTNIKLTIRDPTEMRVIAAAAAVGLLFFLLLVFIAVYSVLRLKNRRYRREEDGSIAADALYSNTPTADRQKNVNSSQNKAYVRKTNTEGGLAVTYDYDQITKQVRAMSPEALKVRRAPAVLQPPTIV